In Pseudomonas poae, a single genomic region encodes these proteins:
- a CDS encoding type VI secretion protein — protein sequence MPFHRWPALVLALFLLGGCNANYVFDDADYRPLGDSQASGRGH from the coding sequence ATGCCTTTTCATCGTTGGCCAGCCTTAGTGCTTGCCCTGTTCTTGCTGGGTGGCTGCAACGCCAACTATGTCTTTGACGATGCTGACTACCGTCCCTTGGGGGACTCCCAGGCCAGTGGCCGCGGCCATTGA
- the tssJ gene encoding type VI secretion system lipoprotein TssJ: MYRFTVISMLVVLGMLAGCSSVSPFSALTKLDLTLTASDEVNPDLHGRPSPVVVQLLELRHPVAFENADFFSLYGRGEQALPKDWVAGEELELRPGEQRELKLSVEPHSRYVGVLAAYRDLPQVQWRYVLPVVHKRLTRAELVLDHTGIRAASARANAMED; the protein is encoded by the coding sequence ATGTATCGATTCACCGTTATATCAATGCTGGTTGTGCTGGGGATGTTGGCCGGTTGCAGCAGTGTGTCGCCGTTTTCAGCCTTGACAAAATTGGACCTGACGTTGACCGCCAGCGACGAAGTCAACCCCGATTTGCATGGCCGACCCTCCCCAGTGGTGGTACAGCTGCTCGAACTGCGGCACCCCGTAGCCTTCGAGAATGCAGATTTCTTCAGCCTTTATGGTCGAGGCGAGCAGGCACTGCCCAAGGATTGGGTGGCCGGCGAAGAGCTGGAGTTGCGACCCGGTGAGCAGCGCGAGCTCAAGCTCAGTGTCGAACCGCACAGTCGTTATGTCGGGGTGCTGGCGGCGTATCGAGACCTGCCGCAAGTGCAATGGCGGTATGTACTGCCTGTGGTCCATAAGCGTTTGACACGTGCCGAATTAGTGCTTGATCACACCGGTATCCGGGCTGCCAGCGCTCGTGCCAATGCGATGGAGGATTGA
- a CDS encoding Hcp family type VI secretion system effector: MPTPAYLSITGIKQGLITAGTFTQDSVGNIYQEGHEDQILVQAFAHQVIIPRDPQSGQPTGQRVHKPLMVSKVFDKSSPLLFSALTSGEEVSCRLEWFRTSSAGTQEHYFTIELEGATIVDIQSRMPNCQDPNNAHFTHLEDVHFSYRKIVWTHEVSGTSGADDWRSPVAG, encoded by the coding sequence ATGCCAACACCCGCCTATCTCTCTATCACCGGTATCAAACAGGGTTTGATTACGGCAGGCACGTTTACTCAGGATTCGGTAGGCAACATTTACCAGGAGGGCCATGAGGATCAGATCCTGGTCCAGGCGTTCGCGCACCAAGTCATCATTCCGCGCGATCCGCAGTCCGGCCAGCCCACGGGCCAGAGGGTTCACAAACCGCTGATGGTCAGCAAGGTGTTCGATAAGTCTTCACCGCTGCTGTTCAGCGCGTTGACCAGCGGCGAAGAAGTCAGCTGCCGGCTGGAGTGGTTCCGGACTTCATCAGCCGGCACCCAGGAACACTACTTCACCATTGAACTAGAGGGGGCGACCATCGTGGATATCCAATCCCGCATGCCCAACTGCCAAGACCCGAACAACGCCCACTTCACGCATTTGGAAGATGTGCACTTCAGTTATCGCAAGATCGTATGGACCCACGAAGTATCCGGTACTTCCGGGGCAGATGACTGGCGCAGCCCGGTGGCGGGTTAA
- the tssK gene encoding type VI secretion system baseplate subunit TssK — translation MGADKVIWREGMLLRPQHLQHNDRYYHQQLNRTRLLGSDTWGFLTLEIDVQYLNLGKVVVNQASGVLPDGSLFELDGAMEPLVLQVPANAGRQTVYLALPLAVGNQIEVRTPSQSDVLARYISRETEVGDCNAGADSRCQINCAHPDFRLLLEDPTSDALYVKLPVAQVLDSTSEGGVRLDTDFVPSFIYLQGSGYVSSCIKEVISLLATRGDAIATRIQGSGASAGAQVGDFLMLQMINRAELILRHYLSQSQVRPEAVFREMLSILGELSTFGADNKRPQLEVRYRHGDQGASFRALMEGLRGVLSLVLEQHAIELALQPRQYGVLVCPMSDLKLLGSATFILSATAQCDSEELRHRLPAHLKIGPVERIRELVNLQLAGIKVKPLPVAPRQIPFHAGKTYFLLELSTRDITQLEQSGGFAFHASGEFAELELHFWAIRN, via the coding sequence ATGGGCGCCGATAAAGTCATCTGGCGCGAAGGCATGCTGCTGCGGCCCCAGCACCTGCAACACAATGACCGTTATTACCACCAACAACTCAACCGTACCCGCCTGCTGGGCAGTGACACCTGGGGCTTCCTGACGCTGGAAATCGACGTGCAGTACCTCAACCTGGGCAAGGTAGTGGTCAACCAGGCCAGCGGAGTTTTACCAGATGGCAGCCTGTTCGAACTGGACGGCGCGATGGAGCCCTTGGTGCTGCAGGTACCCGCCAACGCCGGCAGGCAAACGGTGTACTTGGCGTTGCCATTGGCTGTGGGTAACCAGATTGAAGTCCGCACACCATCACAAAGTGATGTCCTGGCCCGTTACATCTCTCGTGAAACTGAGGTAGGCGATTGCAATGCGGGGGCCGATTCTCGTTGCCAGATCAACTGCGCGCATCCCGATTTCCGCTTGCTGCTGGAGGACCCCACCAGTGACGCACTCTACGTCAAGCTGCCGGTCGCCCAGGTACTGGATTCGACCAGCGAAGGCGGCGTCCGGTTGGATACAGACTTCGTGCCCTCGTTCATTTACCTGCAGGGTTCCGGGTATGTGTCCTCGTGCATCAAAGAGGTGATCAGCCTGCTGGCTACTCGAGGTGATGCAATCGCTACGCGTATCCAGGGCAGTGGCGCGTCGGCAGGCGCGCAGGTCGGCGATTTTCTGATGTTGCAAATGATCAACCGTGCAGAGTTGATCCTGCGTCACTATCTAAGCCAGTCACAGGTTCGGCCGGAAGCTGTGTTTCGAGAGATGCTGTCGATCCTCGGCGAGTTATCGACGTTTGGTGCCGATAACAAACGCCCGCAACTGGAGGTGCGCTACAGACATGGCGACCAGGGCGCGAGCTTTCGCGCGTTGATGGAAGGCCTTCGTGGGGTGCTGTCGCTGGTGCTGGAACAGCACGCCATCGAGTTGGCGTTGCAGCCGCGCCAGTACGGGGTGCTGGTCTGCCCGATGAGTGATCTCAAGCTGCTGGGGAGTGCAACGTTCATCCTGTCGGCCACTGCCCAGTGCGACTCCGAGGAGCTGCGCCACCGCCTGCCGGCGCACTTAAAGATTGGGCCTGTGGAGCGCATTCGCGAATTGGTCAATCTGCAACTGGCCGGCATCAAGGTCAAGCCGTTGCCAGTGGCGCCGCGACAGATTCCATTCCACGCCGGCAAAACCTATTTTCTCCTCGAACTCAGTACCCGCGACATCACCCAACTTGAGCAATCGGGTGGTTTCGCTTTCCACGCCAGCGGCGAATTCGCCGAGTTGGAGCTGCACTTTTGGGCCATCAGGAACTGA
- a CDS encoding serine/threonine-protein phosphatase, which translates to MSQPVWRSAGRTAKGKLRSRNEDAFLDCPQRSCWAVADGMGGHRAGDVASQWVVSSLASLPGHGSLDQRIEDVRQCLRSVDCRLGQGGRPDIMGSTVVALLLEGNRAACIWAGDSRCYLWREQRLYQLSRDHSLLQQLMDKQQLSREQALAQPGARALTRAIGARQPLSLEVLELRIHPGDVFLLCSDGLYQNLSHGELGRAMNVGTPQQVVARLFSNVLRGPAADDLTAVVVRP; encoded by the coding sequence GTGAGCCAACCCGTGTGGCGCAGTGCTGGCCGAACCGCTAAAGGCAAGCTGCGCTCGCGCAACGAGGACGCGTTCCTGGATTGCCCCCAGCGCAGTTGTTGGGCGGTCGCTGATGGCATGGGCGGCCACCGAGCAGGGGATGTGGCCAGCCAGTGGGTGGTCAGCAGCCTGGCTTCGTTGCCGGGTCACGGCAGCCTGGACCAGCGCATCGAGGATGTGCGGCAATGCTTGCGCTCAGTCGATTGCCGTCTGGGTCAGGGTGGCCGGCCAGACATCATGGGCAGCACCGTGGTTGCGTTGTTGCTGGAAGGCAACCGCGCCGCCTGTATCTGGGCGGGGGACAGTCGCTGCTACCTGTGGCGTGAGCAGCGCCTGTACCAATTGTCACGGGACCATTCCTTGCTGCAGCAGCTCATGGATAAACAACAGTTGAGCCGTGAGCAGGCCTTGGCCCAGCCGGGCGCTCGCGCCCTGACACGTGCAATCGGCGCCCGACAGCCATTGAGCCTTGAGGTATTGGAGCTCCGTATCCACCCCGGCGATGTGTTTTTACTGTGCAGCGACGGCTTGTATCAGAACCTCAGCCATGGCGAGCTGGGGCGCGCGATGAATGTGGGCACACCGCAACAAGTGGTGGCTCGCTTGTTCAGCAACGTGTTACGCGGGCCGGCGGCGGACGATCTCACCGCCGTTGTGGTGCGGCCATGA
- a CDS encoding aldo/keto reductase — protein sequence MRTIDLAGVPVPVIGQGTWRMGENPDYHRAEVSALQLGIDEGMTLIDTAEMYGEGGAESVVGEAIRGRRDQVFLVSKVYPHNASRKGVPRACEASLQRLGTDYIDLYLLHWRGQYPLEETVEAFERLREAGKIGRWGVSNFDVADLQELASPACATNQVLYNIEERGIEFDLLPWWQQHHLPLMAYCPIAQGGELLTSTTLKQIARRHEATPAQVALAWVLRQEGVIAIPKAVTPEHVRLNAAAAKLVLDEHDLDAIDRVFGAPQRKHPLSMV from the coding sequence ATGCGTACCATTGATCTGGCGGGTGTTCCCGTCCCCGTCATCGGCCAGGGGACCTGGCGCATGGGCGAAAATCCCGATTATCACCGCGCCGAAGTTTCGGCCCTGCAATTGGGGATCGACGAGGGCATGACGTTGATCGATACCGCCGAAATGTACGGCGAGGGCGGCGCTGAAAGCGTGGTCGGCGAAGCCATTCGAGGGCGTCGTGACCAGGTATTCCTGGTGAGCAAGGTCTACCCGCACAATGCCAGCCGCAAGGGAGTGCCCCGTGCCTGTGAAGCGAGCCTGCAACGCCTGGGTACGGACTACATTGACCTGTACTTGCTGCATTGGCGCGGTCAATACCCGCTTGAAGAAACTGTCGAAGCGTTCGAACGCTTGCGTGAAGCCGGCAAGATCGGCCGTTGGGGCGTGTCCAATTTCGACGTGGCCGACCTGCAGGAACTCGCATCCCCGGCCTGCGCGACCAACCAGGTGCTCTACAACATCGAAGAGCGCGGCATCGAATTTGATCTGCTGCCCTGGTGGCAACAGCATCATTTGCCATTGATGGCTTACTGCCCGATTGCCCAGGGCGGTGAATTACTCACCAGTACCACGTTAAAGCAAATTGCCCGTCGCCATGAAGCCACGCCCGCGCAGGTTGCACTGGCCTGGGTGCTTCGCCAGGAAGGCGTGATCGCTATCCCCAAGGCGGTCACACCGGAGCACGTGAGGCTCAATGCGGCAGCTGCCAAATTGGTGTTGGATGAACATGACCTGGACGCGATCGACCGGGTTTTCGGTGCGCCCCAGCGCAAACATCCATTATCGATGGTGTAG
- a CDS encoding DotU family type IV/VI secretion system protein, whose protein sequence is MTIDSEYPVDEKTVLLDHEGRSPAQGAVTDTPSPPRFEQLEDRMIYTARLQGAMNFNMGPNPLVDAAWELLLQLAQLKASAGRESVQALNDRLSAAITAFEVHALHQGAEHDQVMSARYVLCSSIDEAVTTTPWGSRSDWSKASLLSRFHNETFGGEKFFQLLERLSRDPIKHVAMLELMYLCLSMGFEGKYRVMERGGVQLETVRDALYRQIRHVRGDHRSITTPPAAVAGSHPRLRMVCTTWVCVLGLAALLAMYSGFTWVLGNERMAALQPFQSLTPDQSLPSL, encoded by the coding sequence ATGACGATCGACAGTGAATATCCAGTGGATGAAAAAACCGTGCTGCTCGACCACGAGGGGCGCAGCCCGGCCCAGGGTGCGGTAACGGATACCCCATCGCCGCCACGCTTTGAGCAGCTGGAAGATCGGATGATCTACACCGCACGCTTGCAGGGTGCGATGAACTTCAACATGGGACCCAATCCATTAGTGGACGCCGCTTGGGAACTGCTGTTGCAACTGGCCCAGCTCAAGGCCAGCGCGGGTCGTGAAAGTGTGCAGGCCCTCAATGATCGGTTGTCCGCGGCGATCACTGCGTTTGAAGTCCACGCTTTGCATCAGGGCGCAGAACATGACCAGGTGATGTCGGCACGCTACGTGCTCTGCAGCAGCATCGACGAAGCTGTGACCACCACCCCGTGGGGCAGTCGCAGCGACTGGTCGAAGGCCAGCCTGTTGAGTCGTTTTCATAACGAGACGTTTGGCGGCGAAAAGTTCTTCCAACTGCTGGAGCGTTTATCCCGTGACCCCATCAAGCACGTAGCCATGCTCGAACTGATGTACCTGTGTTTGTCCATGGGGTTCGAAGGCAAGTACCGGGTCATGGAGCGGGGAGGGGTGCAGCTCGAAACCGTACGTGATGCCCTGTACCGGCAGATCAGGCACGTTCGCGGCGATCACCGTTCGATAACTACGCCGCCGGCCGCCGTAGCGGGAAGTCACCCACGGTTACGCATGGTCTGCACCACTTGGGTCTGTGTGCTTGGGCTGGCCGCTTTGCTGGCAATGTACTCAGGGTTTACCTGGGTGTTGGGCAACGAGCGCATGGCTGCGCTGCAACCTTTTCAATCCTTGACGCCGGATCAGAGTCTGCCGTCCTTGTAA
- a CDS encoding LuxR family transcriptional regulator: MTTARPSPTLDALEAWHQALAQAFIHVDETSFLEHLASALCTLTPIESMMISLERQGQPPHLLYQQGIPRAYQDEIIHRYFSRGYLLDPFCLAVDKGLAEGFYHLAQIAPDDFFNSEYYKTYYLRSGGAQESYYIVDLCPRSKISLCMFQGLSAGQFSAEQLALQKSTQAMVRALLRRFGTTGGLAKVISDEAFTQTQAHQQIEAAFMGFGSGVLTVREREIAHLILRGHSVKSTAQVLGISPETVRMHRKNLYTKLAINSQAELFALFIEWLTRSGAMARA, from the coding sequence ATGACCACTGCCCGCCCCTCCCCAACCCTCGACGCACTTGAAGCCTGGCACCAAGCCCTGGCCCAGGCGTTTATCCATGTGGACGAGACGTCGTTTCTCGAACACCTGGCCAGTGCGCTGTGCACGCTTACCCCCATCGAATCGATGATGATCAGCCTGGAGCGCCAGGGCCAGCCGCCGCACCTGCTGTACCAGCAAGGCATTCCCCGCGCTTATCAGGATGAAATCATCCACCGCTACTTTTCTCGGGGTTATCTGCTGGACCCGTTCTGCCTGGCGGTGGACAAGGGCCTGGCCGAGGGTTTCTACCACCTGGCACAGATCGCCCCGGACGACTTCTTCAACAGCGAGTACTACAAGACCTACTACCTGCGCAGTGGCGGCGCCCAGGAGAGTTACTACATCGTCGACCTGTGCCCCCGGAGCAAGATCTCGCTGTGCATGTTCCAGGGCTTGAGCGCCGGGCAGTTCAGCGCTGAGCAACTGGCATTGCAGAAATCCACCCAGGCCATGGTGCGTGCCTTGCTACGTCGATTCGGCACCACCGGCGGCCTGGCCAAGGTAATCAGTGACGAGGCGTTTACCCAGACCCAGGCTCATCAACAGATCGAAGCCGCATTCATGGGCTTTGGCAGCGGCGTGCTCACGGTGCGAGAGCGCGAAATCGCGCACTTGATCCTGCGGGGCCATTCGGTAAAGTCCACCGCGCAAGTGCTGGGCATTTCGCCAGAAACCGTGCGCATGCACCGCAAGAACCTCTACACCAAGCTGGCGATCAACTCCCAGGCCGAGCTGTTCGCGCTGTTCATCGAATGGCTGACCCGCAGCGGCGCCATGGCCCGGGCTTGA
- a CDS encoding sigma-54-dependent Fis family transcriptional regulator: MAHSFTHLPDPLAYADALLGWFTRLGNDGDEATLPGLCATAAAELSQCELSQLYWRDEVTGRLELLAQHFPTGASPCDQASRADYQHEQLLHYVLSQQRALNLDDVSGSLYESGYLPASATPWRSLSCVPLFSRHTRIAGLLLCASQHSRPLQDYACSLGKLGSFAMNQLCVLTARTPSAGPSVLTPRAAFGLIGNSTAMDETCRLIGKVLNTSYTVLLRGETGTGKEVVARAIHSAGARSDKAFVVQNCAAFPENLLESELFGYRKGAFTGADRHHAGLFDTAHGGTLLLDEIGDMPLALQAKLLRVLQEGEVRPLGASTAHKVDVRIIAATHRDLGAMVAQGSFREDLYYRLAQFPIQLPALREREGDVLLLARAFAHTACIGLGRSPVEWSNAALDQLSSHGFPGNVRELKCLVERAVLLCDDDVILPAHLALSTSPTTMDMDATLRQRMERVERVFLIDCLRKNRGNRTRTARELGVARRTLLYRLSRLKIPPRRRSGGMLNDLFMGTFFREIPDAFSSLASLSACPVLAGWLQRQLCL; this comes from the coding sequence ATGGCGCACTCCTTTACCCACTTGCCTGACCCCCTGGCCTACGCCGATGCGTTGCTGGGCTGGTTTACGCGCTTGGGCAACGACGGTGATGAAGCGACATTGCCAGGGTTGTGTGCAACGGCTGCCGCCGAGCTGAGCCAGTGCGAGCTCAGTCAATTGTATTGGCGCGATGAGGTGACGGGGCGGCTTGAATTGCTTGCCCAACATTTCCCCACGGGCGCATCGCCTTGCGACCAGGCTTCGCGCGCCGATTATCAGCATGAGCAGTTGTTGCACTACGTCCTCAGTCAGCAACGGGCACTGAACCTGGACGATGTGTCGGGCAGCCTCTACGAGAGTGGGTACCTGCCGGCGTCTGCAACGCCGTGGCGCTCATTGTCATGTGTGCCGTTATTCAGCCGACACACGCGAATTGCAGGCCTGTTGTTGTGCGCCAGCCAGCACTCCAGACCGTTACAGGATTACGCCTGCTCACTGGGGAAACTGGGCAGTTTCGCCATGAACCAGCTTTGCGTTCTCACGGCGCGTACGCCCAGTGCAGGACCCTCGGTACTCACGCCGCGCGCGGCGTTTGGCCTGATCGGAAACAGCACAGCCATGGATGAGACCTGCCGCTTGATCGGCAAAGTATTGAACACGTCTTACACCGTGCTACTGCGCGGTGAGACCGGTACCGGCAAGGAGGTGGTGGCGCGAGCCATTCACTCGGCAGGGGCGCGCAGTGATAAAGCGTTCGTCGTGCAGAACTGCGCGGCCTTTCCCGAAAACCTGCTGGAGAGTGAGCTGTTCGGTTATCGCAAAGGCGCCTTCACTGGCGCCGACCGTCACCACGCTGGGTTATTTGATACGGCGCACGGCGGAACGCTACTGCTGGATGAGATCGGTGACATGCCGCTGGCGCTACAGGCCAAGTTGCTGCGGGTTTTGCAGGAGGGTGAGGTACGCCCGCTAGGGGCCAGTACCGCCCATAAGGTTGACGTACGCATCATCGCCGCGACCCACCGCGACCTCGGTGCAATGGTCGCCCAAGGCAGTTTTCGCGAAGACCTGTATTACCGACTGGCGCAGTTTCCCATCCAGTTACCTGCCCTGCGTGAGCGCGAAGGCGATGTGCTGTTGCTGGCGCGGGCCTTTGCACACACGGCCTGCATTGGTCTTGGCCGGAGCCCCGTGGAGTGGTCGAACGCCGCCCTTGACCAGCTGTCGAGCCATGGGTTTCCCGGCAATGTCCGCGAACTCAAATGCCTGGTGGAGCGTGCTGTGTTGCTCTGTGACGACGACGTGATCCTGCCCGCGCACCTGGCGTTGTCGACGTCACCTACCACGATGGATATGGATGCAACGTTGCGCCAGCGGATGGAGCGGGTTGAGCGGGTGTTCCTGATCGACTGCCTGCGCAAGAACCGTGGAAATCGAACCCGTACTGCGCGCGAACTTGGGGTTGCACGTCGCACGCTGCTCTACCGCCTGTCGCGCTTGAAGATCCCCCCTCGGCGACGTTCGGGAGGAATGCTGAATGATTTGTTTATGGGCACCTTTTTTCGGGAGATACCTGATGCCTTTTCATCGTTGGCCAGCCTTAGTGCTTGCCCTGTTCTTGCTGGGTGGCTGCAACGCCAACTATGTCTTTGA
- a CDS encoding peptidylprolyl isomerase (rotamase C; accelerates isomerization of the peptidyl prolyl bond), with translation MAKATARHILVSTEDKCNELKAQIEGGADFAEIAKANSSCPSSRDGGNLGSFGPGQMVKEFDTVVFSAPVNTVQGPVKTQFGYHLLEVTSRQD, from the coding sequence ATGGCCAAAGCCACCGCCCGTCACATCCTCGTTTCCACTGAAGACAAGTGCAACGAACTCAAGGCCCAAATCGAAGGCGGCGCCGATTTCGCAGAAATCGCCAAAGCCAACTCCAGTTGCCCATCCAGCCGCGACGGCGGCAACCTGGGTTCGTTCGGTCCAGGCCAAATGGTTAAAGAATTCGACACCGTCGTATTCAGCGCCCCGGTCAACACCGTACAAGGCCCGGTAAAAACCCAGTTCGGCTACCACCTGCTGGAAGTCACCAGCCGCCAGGACTGA
- the tssF gene encoding type VI secretion system baseplate subunit TssF: MSFNRYYQSELSALRLLGRRFSQRNPALAPFLAEPGQDPDVERLLEGFAFLTGRLRQKLDDELPELTHSLMQLLWPNYMRPMPAFSILQFDPLKHVGPGVCVARDTPVESAAVNDECCRFRTCYTTQVLPLQLSALEYSVQGDRTLLSLRLDMNADGNFSEWPFDSLRLHLAGDRYISQGLYLDLLRHLQGIELLPLGLDGLPVCGIDGQPVSLRLGADQVQPVGFREDEALIPYPLNTFPGYRHLQEYFAFPEKYLFVDVGGLDALRQLPAQVLEQACGVTLRFELRTQWQEAQRPTVDNVKLYCTPIVNLFTLDAVPIRLDGKQDEYRVLPGEYARGHASVFSVDNVTGWRPGGLGYRAYVPFESFEHDSDTEKQAGVPSYSIRQRLSAQPDELETWLGFGNTLGRDQETLSIELTCTNHNLPRQLQAGAINLPCEQTPEGLSFRNISAPTPTFSPPLDQDFLWRLISNMSLNYLSLSDINALKVILETYDLPRYHDRQAQKVSQCRLEALLSINHTGVDRLHRGLPFRGVRVDLTVDCQGFLGRGEMFVFASVLNEFLALYASLNAYHELRVISTQGDVYLWPPRTGQQPLL, encoded by the coding sequence ATGTCATTTAACCGGTATTACCAGAGCGAGCTCAGCGCGTTGCGGCTGCTTGGGCGGCGCTTTTCGCAGCGCAATCCTGCGCTTGCTCCCTTTCTCGCAGAGCCCGGCCAGGACCCTGATGTGGAACGGTTGCTGGAAGGTTTTGCCTTCCTCACCGGTCGCCTGCGCCAGAAGCTCGATGACGAGTTGCCTGAACTGACTCATTCGTTGATGCAGCTGTTATGGCCCAACTACATGCGGCCGATGCCGGCGTTCAGCATCTTGCAGTTTGACCCGTTGAAGCATGTCGGACCTGGAGTGTGCGTGGCCCGGGACACGCCGGTCGAAAGTGCAGCGGTCAATGACGAGTGTTGTCGCTTTCGTACTTGTTACACCACGCAGGTCCTGCCGTTGCAATTAAGCGCCCTGGAATACAGCGTCCAAGGCGACCGCACGTTATTGAGCCTACGCCTGGACATGAATGCAGACGGCAATTTCAGTGAATGGCCGTTTGACTCGTTACGTCTGCATTTAGCGGGTGACCGTTATATCAGCCAGGGGTTGTACCTGGACCTGTTGCGTCATCTCCAAGGTATCGAGTTATTGCCATTGGGCCTTGATGGCTTGCCGGTCTGTGGGATCGACGGCCAGCCTGTATCGCTGCGATTGGGAGCGGATCAGGTACAGCCGGTGGGGTTCCGTGAGGACGAGGCACTGATTCCTTATCCGCTGAATACCTTCCCCGGCTATCGCCACCTGCAGGAGTACTTCGCGTTTCCCGAAAAGTACCTGTTTGTCGATGTTGGTGGCCTGGATGCCCTGCGCCAACTTCCCGCCCAAGTGCTCGAGCAGGCGTGCGGCGTGACCTTGCGATTTGAGTTACGTACCCAATGGCAAGAGGCCCAACGACCTACTGTCGACAATGTGAAGCTTTACTGCACCCCGATCGTCAATCTCTTCACGCTGGACGCGGTGCCGATTCGCCTGGACGGTAAGCAGGATGAGTATCGGGTGCTACCTGGGGAATATGCCCGCGGTCATGCCAGTGTGTTTTCCGTGGACAACGTCACAGGCTGGCGCCCTGGCGGGTTGGGGTATCGGGCTTATGTGCCGTTCGAGTCCTTTGAACATGACAGCGACACCGAAAAGCAGGCAGGTGTGCCCAGCTACAGCATTCGCCAGCGGTTATCGGCGCAGCCAGATGAACTCGAAACCTGGTTGGGGTTCGGCAACACCCTTGGGCGTGACCAGGAAACGTTATCGATCGAGCTGACGTGCACCAACCACAACCTGCCTCGGCAACTGCAAGCTGGAGCTATCAACCTGCCTTGCGAACAGACGCCGGAAGGGTTGTCGTTTCGTAACATCAGCGCGCCGACGCCAACTTTTTCACCGCCCCTTGACCAGGATTTTCTCTGGCGGCTCATCAGCAACATGTCGCTCAACTACCTGTCATTGAGTGACATCAATGCCTTGAAAGTGATCCTCGAAACCTACGACTTGCCTCGTTATCACGACCGGCAGGCGCAAAAGGTCAGTCAATGCCGCTTGGAGGCTTTGCTGTCCATCAACCACACGGGTGTTGACCGATTGCACCGCGGCTTGCCGTTTCGAGGCGTGCGGGTCGACCTGACCGTCGATTGCCAAGGCTTTCTCGGGCGGGGCGAAATGTTTGTGTTTGCGTCGGTACTCAACGAGTTCCTCGCGCTGTACGCCAGCCTCAATGCCTATCACGAATTACGAGTCATCAGCACACAAGGAGACGTGTACCTATGGCCACCCCGGACGGGCCAGCAGCCCTTGCTTTGA
- the tssB gene encoding type VI secretion system contractile sheath small subunit: MAKEGSVAPKERINITFKPAIGGAQEEVELPLKLLVLGDFTQREETRKLEDRKPIAINQHTLDEVLAKQALSLSLNVPNRLQEHGDVEALAIQVRINSMKDFNPANLVEQIPELHKLMALREALMALKGPLGNTRNFRKAIEHALADDESRARVLAELGLSGHVA, encoded by the coding sequence ATGGCCAAAGAAGGGTCGGTAGCACCCAAGGAACGCATCAATATCACCTTCAAACCGGCTATAGGCGGAGCGCAAGAGGAAGTCGAGCTGCCGTTGAAACTGCTGGTGCTGGGTGATTTCACCCAGCGTGAGGAGACGCGCAAGCTGGAAGACCGAAAACCCATTGCTATCAACCAGCACACCCTTGATGAGGTGCTGGCCAAGCAGGCGCTGAGCCTCAGTTTGAATGTGCCTAATCGCCTTCAAGAGCATGGAGACGTGGAGGCGTTGGCGATTCAGGTACGCATCAATTCGATGAAGGATTTCAACCCGGCAAACCTGGTCGAGCAGATTCCCGAACTGCACAAGCTGATGGCCTTGCGTGAGGCGCTGATGGCACTCAAAGGCCCTTTGGGCAACACGCGGAACTTTCGCAAGGCCATCGAACACGCGCTGGCCGACGATGAATCCCGTGCCCGCGTATTGGCGGAACTGGGCCTAAGCGGCCACGTCGCCTGA